The DNA window ataactTTTTCACTGTGGCCGGAAACTGTGTATTCATCAAATAATCCTCCCAATCAATCGACCCCGGATGAAAATCAAACATACTTTCATCTATCTCGTAGATTCTTCTCACCTCCTCTCGTAACTTTTCGGTGTTGTTGTCTTCAAAACTgtataagttaataataataaatattgtataaatttgtcaaatcaaaatatataaacagaAAAAAATTATGGTCATAATTTTGACTTACATTGACTTGAAATACGTGTAAGGTTGGTATACATGAGCTAGCCGTATCACAAAATTGACACCTTTATTAAGGTTGGCGAATGTGGTTTCTATTATTGATAGGCGTGTTACTTTGTTCACCAACTGCAAAACCTGttcaattaacaaaatatactttattttacttttattattggacacaaaattatttaaaacttaactaGATAATAGGTGAAATGAAAGAATGGTTGTTCACCTTCAATGGCATCAAGTAATAGAATTTCATGTATGTATGAAAGGCCGCAAATGTGTGAAATGATTGAAGTTCATGAGCAACCTTAATCATCTTACCATTTTTGTCAAACCAAGGATTCATGGTGAAATATTTGAAGTTAAGACTTACAAAACGACCATAGTTGATTCGGTTTCTCAAAGAAGAGCTGATGTGATAGATTATTGTATCACCAAGATTTAATTGTTTCATATTCACTATAATTGCACAAATAATTGCATTTACAACCATATCCCCTGGTATCTGAAAATCAAAACCacatttcttttcatttcgTTTTAACATTTGACTTTATTATTGTCCTTAAATGAAATTGGATATATAATAGACAGTTAAACATATGAGTACCATATCCATATTTGCTTGTGGATCAAATGAGAGGTATTTCATTATTCCTTTGCCATAAGCTATAATGAATCCATTGATTGATCTATAAGAAAACCAAGAGACCATCTATATTTGGAATTTGTCAATTATGGAATAATGaaaattgtttttcttaattaattcttgAGAATCTAAATACCCGAAGCCTTGCATCCAACCAGGAAAAGGGTCTTTTAAGGTGCAAGTTACTATAGTTGGGCGCATGATAACCAAAGGAATATCTCCTTTCCAATGTCCTAACCACATTTCAGTCATAGCTTTTGTAAAAACATATGTATTTGGCCAGCCATACTTTTTTGCCCTGTAAAATTCATTcgtgaataaattaaatgatattgatTTATTACGTACACGAAGATCATCAATGATATCCAATTTAATAATAACCTTTGCATGCCCATGTCTTTCATAGCCAACTTAACTTCATTTTCAGTGGCTTTATTAGCCTTAAGTTCACTCAACTGTTCTTCCATCATTTTAATCTCGGTCTCGATGTTTAATCCATCAACTTCATTGAGGCTTTCACCCATATTAAACGGTTTCTCTGATATGTATCCCTCCCTTTCTCCACATACGTAAGCTGACGACAAAGAGAGATTATACACGAAGCTAAATCACACTagtaaaatattagatattagcGACAATCAATATCGACCATCTATAAATGAAGTTATATTATCAAAGTTTTGAAACAAAGGAGGGTAGAGGGATCTGACCAGTGGAAACATGGAGAAGCAATTTTAGGTTTGTGCATTTTTGGGCAAAGCTCAACACGTTCATAGTTCCCTTCAGGTTTGTGTTTATTGCATCATCATATCTGCATTAATATTCACATATTACATATATACATGcatgtcaatatatatatatcaatttgtCACATTcactatattttctttttct is part of the Impatiens glandulifera chromosome 1, dImpGla2.1, whole genome shotgun sequence genome and encodes:
- the LOC124920581 gene encoding fatty acyl-CoA reductase 3-like; protein product: MASLPEDKQNPHLFHNMTILVTGATGFLAKLFVEKMVRTQSDFKKMYLLIRADDVSSANQRLLDEVIEKELFGIVGEQWGADELKSFIAEKIVAVPGDIRSLDFGIKGDDSNIMLQNMLTDINVIVHSAATLQFDGRYDDAINTNLKGTMNVLSFAQKCTNLKLLLHVSTAYVCGEREGYISEKPFNMGESLNEVDGLNIETEIKMMEEQLSELKANKATENEVKLAMKDMGMQRAKKYGWPNTYVFTKAMTEMWLGHWKGDIPLVIMRPTIVTCTLKDPFPGWMQGFGSINGFIIAYGKGIMKYLSFDPQANMDMIPGDMVVNAIICAIIVNMKQLNLGDTIIYHISSSLRNRINYGRFVSLNFKYFTMNPWFDKNGKMIKVAHELQSFHTFAAFHTYMKFYYLMPLKVLQLVNKVTRLSIIETTFANLNKGVNFVIRLAHVYQPYTYFKSIFEDNNTEKLREEVRRIYEIDESMFDFHPGSIDWEDYLMNTQFPATVKKLF